A genome region from Streptomyces pratensis includes the following:
- a CDS encoding GntR family transcriptional regulator gives MAPKWRELADKLAEQIRGGVYAPGAQLPHIRTLVEAGEGSKSTVHAAYKALEAEGLVTSSRGHGTVVRQQVPLKRLGIARYDKAKWRDSDEVAFIADRVASGRTYRRNEQTQTVSRVEAPPAVSAAHGLPAGAEVYARARLVKEGEQPTHTLTSYYRPEHVEGTRIVDPAPGPAGRGGGFRVLYDAGYEIDHMRERIFARAATPDESRLLQLPPGEPVVELHRTTFTADGMVVEFAIGVHAASRFAWEYDFKVPDSARDKEGS, from the coding sequence ATGGCGCCCAAGTGGCGAGAGCTGGCAGACAAGCTGGCCGAACAAATCAGGGGCGGTGTCTACGCTCCGGGCGCGCAGCTCCCGCACATCCGGACGCTGGTGGAAGCTGGCGAGGGTTCCAAGTCCACCGTCCACGCCGCCTACAAGGCTCTCGAAGCAGAAGGTCTGGTCACTTCATCCCGTGGCCATGGCACGGTCGTGCGTCAGCAAGTTCCCCTCAAGCGTCTCGGCATCGCTCGATACGACAAGGCCAAGTGGCGCGACAGTGACGAAGTGGCGTTCATTGCGGACCGTGTGGCAAGTGGGCGTACCTATCGCCGGAACGAGCAGACGCAGACTGTCAGCCGCGTAGAGGCTCCCCCCGCCGTATCGGCAGCTCACGGCCTGCCCGCAGGAGCCGAGGTGTACGCGCGGGCGCGGCTTGTGAAGGAAGGCGAGCAGCCCACCCACACCTTGACGAGCTATTACCGGCCCGAACACGTTGAGGGAACCCGCATCGTTGACCCGGCTCCCGGGCCTGCCGGCCGGGGTGGAGGGTTCCGCGTGCTCTACGACGCCGGTTACGAGATCGACCACATGAGAGAGCGGATCTTCGCTCGGGCCGCCACCCCGGACGAGTCGAGGCTTCTCCAGCTGCCGCCCGGAGAGCCAGTTGTTGAACTGCACCGGACGACGTTCACGGCTGACGGCATGGTGGTGGAGTTCGCCATCGGGGTGCACGCAGCATCGCGTTTCGCCTGGGAGTACGACTTCAAGGTGCCTGATTCCGCGAGGGACAAGGAAGGCTCGTAG
- a CDS encoding DUF6344 domain-containing protein gives MSTLRVKSIWTAFITAFFALLATLGLATAQTAAAEPTATNHEHTGAAPATASTPSVRWTLPRDRALPPTMKQRIRAEAHGSSPATRQLSTDTTDAVHATDGTRSAHSATPAGDSAPLPP, from the coding sequence ATGAGCACTCTCAGGGTCAAGAGCATCTGGACCGCCTTCATCACCGCCTTCTTCGCGCTTCTCGCGACGCTGGGCCTCGCCACCGCCCAGACCGCGGCCGCCGAGCCGACGGCCACGAACCACGAGCACACGGGTGCGGCACCGGCAACCGCGAGCACCCCGTCGGTGCGATGGACCCTTCCGCGTGACAGGGCGCTGCCACCCACGATGAAGCAGCGCATCCGCGCCGAGGCGCACGGCTCCTCACCGGCCACCCGCCAACTGTCCACCGACACCACCGACGCCGTGCACGCGACGGACGGCACGCGCTCCGCCCACAGCGCCACGCCTGCCGGGGACTCGGCCCCGCTGCCACCCTGA
- a CDS encoding YdcF family protein: protein MISAQDWADARRIWDYHQMGHALQPCSVAIGLGSHDLGVADTSADLYQRGLVPLLLFTGATSPTSRERMPRGEAVHYRERAIELGVPSSAVLVEPKARNTGENIRFSRKVLEEGGVEVASVLLISKPYEERRAYATARKLWPEVEIVSASTPMTLDEYVDSIGDARLVIDMLTGALQRLMIYPDQGFMIRQPVPADVAEAYQRLRQAGFTGRLLPNDSHSA, encoded by the coding sequence GTGATCTCTGCACAGGACTGGGCCGACGCTCGGCGTATTTGGGACTACCACCAGATGGGCCACGCTCTTCAGCCCTGCTCCGTTGCCATCGGGCTCGGCAGCCATGATCTGGGAGTGGCGGACACGTCGGCAGACCTGTATCAGCGGGGATTGGTGCCGCTCCTGCTTTTCACCGGAGCCACGAGCCCCACGTCCCGGGAGCGGATGCCTCGCGGGGAAGCAGTCCACTACCGGGAGCGGGCAATCGAATTGGGTGTGCCCAGCTCCGCTGTTCTTGTGGAGCCGAAGGCGCGCAACACGGGTGAGAACATCCGTTTCTCGCGGAAGGTGCTGGAGGAAGGGGGCGTCGAGGTTGCTTCTGTCCTGCTGATCAGTAAGCCGTACGAGGAGCGGCGGGCATACGCCACTGCACGCAAGCTGTGGCCCGAGGTGGAGATCGTCAGCGCTTCGACACCGATGACTCTGGACGAGTACGTGGACTCCATCGGTGACGCACGTCTGGTGATCGACATGCTTACGGGCGCGCTGCAGCGACTGATGATTTATCCGGATCAGGGATTCATGATCCGCCAGCCCGTTCCTGCCGACGTAGCCGAGGCGTATCAGCGACTCCGCCAAGCCGGTTTCACCGGCCGCCTCTTGCCGAACGATTCGCATTCTGCTTGA